AGGCAAACTACCGCACCTACCTCCAGCAGCTCCAGGACCGACCCGCTTCCGACCTCATTGAGCAGGCCGCGGAGATCGCCGCGGTAAAGCTCGTCTATGATGAGCTTATGGGTGGCTGTAATCCGGATTATGCGGATTACCTGCTCCGGTTTGATAACCCGCTCCAGTTAGTGAGCGACCAGTGGCTGGCGGAGCAGAATGTGTCCCATGCCGACGAAATGGACCATGTGCTCTGGAACATCGCCGACAAAGGGCTGGGAGAGGGGGACTATGCCATGCTGGAGGATGGGCAGACCCCGGAACAGAACGAGGGGGTACGCTTATGCTGAAGCTCCTCCGTTCCCAGCGCGGCGAGGGGTATATCGATGTGGCAGTGCTGGTGCTGTGTGTCATGCTGGTTCTCGCTGTTGCTGTCAGCGTCATGCCGGTATTCATAACGAAAAACAAGCTGGACACTTACGCCTCAGAGCTGTGCCGGGAAGCGGAGATCGCCGGACGCGTCGGCACGGAAACCACCCTCCGGGCGCAGGTCCTGACGGAACAGACAGGGCTGACTCCAAATATTACATGGTCGAAAACTGGAAGAATCCAGTTGAACGAGGAATTCACCGTAACGCTCACCACTCAGGCGGATATTGGGCTGTTCGGCGGCTTTGGAAGCTTCCCTGTTACTCTGAAGGCTGAAGCGTCCGGTAAGAGCGAGGTGTATTACAAGTGACAAATGGAAAATTATGTGCTATACTCAAAAGCAAGAAAGGGACAGCCTTTCCCCTCACCGTTGCGGTCACCCTGGCTCTGCTGCTGTTCCTTTGCGCCGCTTCCGAAGGCATTCGGCTGATGATCATCGCGCAGGGTGTCCGGGATGCGGTACAATCCGCTGTGATTTCGACGGTAAACGATAATTATGAAAACGTGTATCACGGCGTGAGGGAGGGCTATAGCGGAGCATACCAGCCCTCGGCGGCCGAGTTCGAGCAAAGTCTCAATTACGGCGACATTTACAGCCGGCTGGACAAGGTGCTGGGGCTTACGCAGGAGAACGGCTACCAAGTAAAATATACCGGAAGTAACGTGGAATTCAAGCTATCCGGACTGTCCGTCAGCCTACGGAACATGCCGCTGGCCCCGTCGAATCCTGACAATACGAACGGCTTCCTGGCTGATACAATGATACGGCTGGAGGTTCCGGTATCCTTTGCCGGGAACCTTCTGCCGCCGATGATAATCAATCTCAAGGTTCAGGCAAAATATATGCCTTTATTTTAGGTTCTGAAGCGTGGTCCATAGACTTATGGAAAAGTCTGTGGTAATGTGTGATACTGAAAAAAGGAAATTGACAACCAACATGAAAAAGGAGGTAACATACCATGAAACTGACAGAAAAAGCAAAAAAGCGGCTCACGCTTGCCGGACTCGGTGTCGTGTGTGTCGTCCTTGTTATAGCGATAGCCTCGCAGTTTACGGCAAAGGCGCCCAAAGAAGCGGATGTACAGCCCTCAACTGCGGCAACAAACACCGCGACCCCTTCGGTTCCAACCCCTGCGGCTACGAAAACCCCGACCCCCACGCCAGAAGTTAGCGTACAGCCTATAACCCCGACCGAATCAGCTTCCCAGGTGACAGATACTGGAGATTCCACCGGAACGGATCAGAGCATTCAGGCTGAAGTGACCAAACCCGCCGAGCCTTCGGAGGAAGCAAAAACGAATCCTTCTCAAAAGCCAGACAGCAGTACATCCTCATCCTCAACACCGGCAACACCGAAATCCGGAGATAAGAATTCAAAAGGTCAGGTTTGGGTACCGGGATTTGGCTGGGTAGATGATGAAGGCGCAAATTCAGGAACATCAGTTGATGGTGAAGGCGATATAAATAAGCAAGTCGGCAACATGGATTAAATACAAAGTTTAATAATAGTCAAAAGGCACTGTTTATCAATTGTGAACGGTGCCTTTTGTTTTTCGGAGGTATGCTATGAAACCTAAATGGATCAAAATACTGGTCTTGGTGCTAATGATATCGCTCCTATTACCTACCGTGGCTCATGCTGAAGGGGAAGGAAATATTGACAACGGAGGCGGGGGCATGGGTAGTGGTAGCAGTGAAAACTATTGGAATGTTGGAGATGAAGGTGTTAGGATAACCGTTGTTCGTGCTAGTGACCGGGCAATTGTATCAACACCTGTGGATTTTACAAATAAAACTCCACCCGGAACGATCATACACTTTGGGAAAGTAAGTAAACTACAGTATAATAATGGAGCATCGCTTACCCCTCATGTAAATGGCTATACTTACTACAATCCAGGAGAGACAATACCACGCATTATTAGTTCTGGCAGTGGACAGGCAAGTATAGATGAAATAAAGCGGTATTTCTGCTCAGAGTACATTGTCATGAGAATAGCGGACGTAACAGGTATGAATTATGATGTTCTGACAAATGGACAATACAAGCTTCTTTTAGAGCCGATTGCCTATTTGACATTTGGAGGAACCAAGTATGCCATGACTGCCATGGAAGCCGCACTTTTTGACCAGCAACTTGGTGGAGGCTTACGGAGTAAGATGGTGTCACTCAGCCACAAAAACCTGCCGCTGGCAATGTTCTTGGAAACTCCAGATCTCGGCTATCCAGCATGGAACGGCTCTACGACTACCGCTGCTTCGAATACGGACATCATCTCATCCCTTGGGCTTGGGATTGTGCGGTTTAACGGTGCCCAAGCTGACCCACCTGAGGCCAGCACGGTTGACTACGAATACCGTGTAAACACAGAGGTCATCACCTCGGTGACTGTGCGGGGCGGACAGGCCGATCCGGATCATCCTGTCACGGTTAGATTTACTATCGGCGGACAAACCTACACGGTAAGCGGCGTGTATTATCCGTCAGGTGACAGCCAGCTGGTGTGGGTGCACTGGACAACACCAGTCATTCCACAAACGATGACCATTTACGTATCAGTAACTGGCAGCGGTTCGGCAAGTCAGGGGACTATCACAGCAAAGATCGTCGATCTCTCAGGGAATGATCCCCCCAATCCGGTGGCGGATGACCGCAACAACTCCTACACCAAACCGTCTGTACCAAGCAAAGCGCAGAACACCTCTGCTTCGTGGGGAATCTGGCGTCCCTGGTGGCATGCCAATTGGGTATGGATTTCTACGGGCGAAGATACCGGATATTGGGTAGACGAAGGCTGGTGGGAGTTCGACTGGATTTCATATAGCGCAAGTCTTTCTGCTACAATGAGCATTGTCCCGGATGCCAAAAACCCCACCGCTTCGGGCAAAAGTATGAAAAGTGGCTATGGCATCAACCAGACCACTACGGCGAATGTCAGTACCAATCAGTCCTCGGCAGTAACAGATGCACAGACCGCCGTGACCTATTTCCCCGAATTTCAATACAAAACATACTGGCGGCTGCTGGAGCAGACGCAATCCGGATACAACGCTAAATTTGAGTTCGCGTCCAACAAATACTCGACCTATAAACGCCGTACACACTTCACGCCCATCTGGTTCCCGGACGGAAGCTACACGGCATATACATGGCTCATTGACTGTTGGACGCCAGCCGGAATGTTGTCAGCCAACCTCACAGACTCTGTCGCTATACAGGGCAACCTCTGGTCGGACTGGCATATCGCCCCTGTAAAACCCTAAGCCTCAGAAAAGAAAAAGGATCGCAGAGTGACATCTTTGCGGTCCTTTTTCATGTAAAAAATTATATGGAAAGGTGGAAGTATTCTATGAAAATGAAACGTATTCTCTCGGTTTTCTGTATCGTTCTTCTTCTGACCTGCCTCTTTGCAACAACCGTCTATGCTGCACCCTCCGGTGATGTGGCTGGTGCGATAGAGAACACATGGAACGATGCCTCCAGCCAGATTAAAACAGTGGTCAATAAAGTTGTATTCCCTGCGATAGACCTGGTTCTGGCGGTGTTTTTCTTCGCCAAGCTCGGTACGGCTTATTTTGATTATCGGAAGCATGGTCAGTTCGAATGGGCCGCGCCGGCGATTCTGTTTGCCTGTTTGGTGTTCACGTTAACGGCTCCGCTTTACATCTGGTCTATCCTTGGAATGTAGGAGGTATGAAAATGAATTACTTTGAACAGGAGCTTCGCAGGCTGTTCGGAAATGACACAGCCATCTCTGATAAAAAATTCGTCGGAAGGGCTTTTTTCGGGAGACTCACCGACAATCTCCGTGTGAGAATTGAATTCGTCACGATGGGGATAGCGGACCATTACGAGGCGATCAAGGCAACCGTCATCAATCGAAATGACGGACCGGTAGACGCTGTAACGCTTCGATTTTCTGACCTGTTTGGTAAGAAAGCGGTCAGCAACCCAAACTTCAGGAATGGCATCACTCCGTACATATGGAGGTATGGAGAGGAAATCGATTGGTATGTCTATAAGCCGAATAAAGCGGACTATGATCAGATATCCGAGGCCATCAACAATTACCTTGACGTGTTCAGGGAACCTACGCAGGAGATGGAGCAGTCGGGACAGAGCGAAAACGGCCTGACAATGCGAGGCATCTAAAACAACTTTTCGGGAGCTTGTAAAATGACAGGCTCCCTTATTTTTTTGTCAAGGAGGTGATGCCCATGTTCATATGGGACTTTGCAGCTGATACTGTGCTGAAACAGATTCTGGATTGGGTCTATGGCCAGATCATTGGCTTTCTCGGCAACTTTTTTTCTGCTATGGGCAATATGGGCGCCGATCTGTTCGAAATGACCTGGGTGAAATCCATTGTACTGTTCTTTTTCTATCTGGCTTGGGCGCTATACGGCACAGGATTGGTGGTATCCATCTTTGAGTGCGGCATTGAGTATCAGTCCGGCCGAGGAAGCATTAAGGACACAGCGCTCAACATTCTCAAGGGCTTTCTGGCAGTGGGGCTGTTTTCCACGGTGCCAGTGGAGCTGTATAAGCTCTCCGTTTCCCTGCAGAGCAGTTTCACAGCCGGCATTACCGGATATGGCTCCGGCGTTGATACTCTCGCGGGTAACATCATCAGCCAGCTGTCCTCGGCCGGAAGTCTGGACAGCGCAGGGACAGCCGGCGTGTTTGGAGGTGCTGGAAGCACAATCAACCCGATCATGATGCTGTTTATTCTTATTATGATGGGCTATGCAGTGATCAAGGTTTTTTTCGCCAACCTCAAGCGTGGCGGAATCCTGCTCATCCAAATAGCTGTAGGCAGCCTTTATATGTTTAGTGTTCCGAGAGGTTATCTGGACGGTTTTGTCAGCTGGTGCAAGCAGATCATCGGCCTGTGCCTTACGGCCTTCCTCCAGTCCACAATCCTAATAGCAGGTCTGATGGTAATCAAAGACCACGTTCTGCTGGGGCTGGGGTTGATGTTGGCAGCCGGAGAAATCCCCCGCATCGCCGGAGCCTTTGGACTGGATACCAGCACCAAGGCCAACCTCATGAGTGCGGTATATACCGCTCAGACCGCTGTCAATATGACACGCACTGTGGTAAAGGCGGTGGCTGCGAAATGAAGCTGGTATATATCTGTTCTCCCTTCGCGGGAGATATCGAAAACAATCTTCGGTTTGCCAGAGCCGCCTGCCGCTATGCCGCGGATCAAGGGTGTGCGCCCATAGCTGTCCATATGCTGTACCCGCAAATCTTGGATGACTCAGTCCCCGCTGAAAGAGAGGCCGGCATTCAGATGGGCTTGCGAGTACTGGCCTCCTGCGATGAGGTATGGATTTGCGGTGAGCGGATCAGCCACGGAATGGGCTGTGAGATCGCGGAGGCCGAGCGGCTCGGCATTCCAATACGGAACATATCAACAGAACAAATAAAAGGAGGAATCACTATGAAGCAGTACGGTATTTGGGCACGGCAGAGCGCCGACTCAATCTGCGGAAAAGAAAGGGAGATCGAGCTGGAGGAAGCGCCCTCCTCCGGCATGAAGCTGCAGCTGTGACTTCAATGCTGACCCTCGGAAGCCTGTTCGACGGGATCGGTGGATTTCCGCTGGCAGGCGTCCGGCAGGGCTTTACCCCTGTATGGGCCAGCGAAATCGAACCGTTTCCCATTAAAGTCACGAAATTACGGTTTCCGAATATGCTACATGTTGGCGACATCACACAGCTGAAAGGTGCTGAACTGACTCCCGTGGATGTGGTCTGCGGGGGGAGTCCATGTCAGGATCTTAGTGTGGCAGGAAAACGCGCCGGCCTTCAAGGCGAACGTTCCGGGCTGTTCATGGAGCAGGTTCGTGTCATCAAGGAGATGAGAGCGTATGACAAAGCAAACGGAAGGACAGCTGACACTGTTCGACCTCGGTATATGTGCTGGGAAAATGTTCCTGGAGCCTTCAGTTCCTCAGACTCCGAGGACTTCAGGGCGGTACTCGAAGAAACCTGCAGAATTGCTGACAGTACCGTATCTATACCTCGACCTCCGGGAGGGGTATGGCAATCTGCTGGGGCCATATTGGGAGATCAATTCTCCGTTGCTTGGAGAGTATTGGATGCTCAATACTGGCCCCGCACCCCGCAACGGAGGAAACGTATCTACCTTGTCGCAGATTTTGCAGGCCGAACCGCACCCCAAATATTATTTGAGCAAGACCGCTTGTTTGGGGATTCTGCGGAGAGCGAAGAAACGCGGCAAAGAGCTGCCGCCTGTCCTGAAAAAGGCACTGGAAATACAGGCAGGAATCCGTCCGATCACGGAGATAACGGCAGAGAATGTCTGACACCGTGGGATGTGCAGAGCCGCCGTATTTATGAAAGCGGCGGTGTTTGGCCCTCCCTCTACAGCGGCGGTGGAAGAAATCCGGGTGGACTTCTGTTTGCGGCTTCTTTTTCTGCCGGACAGGGTGCAAAAGCCGGAGGCATCGGTTATCAGGAAGAATGCGCGCCAACGCTAAAGGCTTCGGAAAGCGGTACAAACATGGTACCATCGGTGCTGTGTCTGAATGACCAGGGCGGCAACCGCATGGATATCACTGAAAATATCACAGCTACGCTGCGGGCGCAGATGGATGGACATCCCCCTCTTGTATTGGGTACCCAGCCGGAACTGTTCGAGAACCATGGCATTGACTCGCGCTATACTGGCCCCCATGAGGTAGCCCCAACGATGTCTGCCCGGTATGGCACAGGGGGAAACAACGTGCCGCTGATTTCCCAGCCGGCTGTTCTTCCAGATGAAGAATGTGCCGATCTGTCACCTGACGAAACCTACTGTATCGCCGGTAATATTATCGACCGGCAGGATCATAACGGCGGGAACGGCATCGGCGTACAGCCTGACATCAGTTATACCGTAACGGCCACTGATCGGCATTGTGTCTTTTCCCAGCAGCGAAGTGACGAATATGCACAAAACGAGGTGGTCAGCACCCAAAGCGCAAGACAGTACAAGGATGCAACCGACCTAGTGTGCGAATCTGACGTCGCCGGGCTGGACTGCCGGAACGGTATGGAAAACGGCGATCTGTGTGGAACCCTCCAGTCTAAAACGGATGGTGGGTACTCCCTTAACAACGTGCATCCTGTTCGGGTCGGTAAGCTGATCCGGAGGCTGACGCCGCTGGAATGCGAACGGCTTCAAGGGTTTCCGGATTATTGGACGGATATCCCCGATGCATCGGACAGCGCCCGATACAAAGCACTCGGCAATAGTGTGGCGATCCCCTGTGTGGAGCATGTGCTCCGAGGGATCGCCTATTTTTTACGGAAATTCAAGCAAGAAAAGGAGGCTTCCTGATATGTACATTTACCCTGACAACCTGAAATCCAAGGCGGTGCTGTGGCTGTGGCAGCTCCGCGACATCGGTGTGATCGGCATCGGTCTTTTACTCTCTGTGTTTGCGCTGGCTCAGCTCCGTTTCCTGCCGCCCATCGTCATCACCGCCCTGTATGCATTTCTGACCATACGGTTTGACGATACCAGCATCCTCGACTTTATCAAATATGCCTGCGCCTTTTTCTTATCAAAACAGCAGGTCTACGAATGGGGGTACACCAAGTATGAATAAAACAGAAAAGAAAAAAGCCAAGCAAAAGCAGTTTACAAGACAGCTCATCAATACCAAGGCCGTCACCGACTACAGCCTGGCGACGAACCGGGGCGACGAGTTAGTATACTTCTGCGTCAAGCCGACCAATATTTCCGTCCTTTCCGAGGAAAGCATCTCCGCCAGGATCTACGCATTGATGACAGTGCTCAAGGGTATGGCCGAGCTGGAGTTTCTGTGTTTGAACAGCCGGGAGAACTTTGAGGACAACAAGCAGTTTCTCAGAACCCGGTTGGAACAGGAAGGTAATCTGGCAGTGAGAAGGATGCTGGAGCAGGATCTGACCCAGCTTGACCGGATACAGGTGCAGATGGCGACGGCCAGAGAGTTTCTGGTGGTAATCCGGCTCCGAAATGAGAAAGAAAGCGAGGTATTCCCCTATTTAAACCGCATAGAAAAAACCCTGCGTGAGCAGGGCTTTTCTACGAAGCGCGCCGGCAAGCAGGACATTAAGCGCTTGCTGGCAATTTATTTTGAGCAGAACGTTACTACTGAAAAGTTTGAAGAATATGACGGTGAAAGATGGATAATTTTAAATGACTGATTTTCCCGCTTTTACAGAGAGAAAAAACAGCATTCGAAAGCAACCGGCAAATGCTGCTGTCATAGGCTTGCCGGTTGCCTTTTCATATATGAATTATTCTATAGACATGGCATCCATAATCAACTGAAATATTTGTCTGCTTGTTTCACTGTCACGATAAGTCAAACTGTATAAAAGATCGTTGGTGAGTCCCTGCATGAACCCTGCAACCACAGGCACAATAAAAAACCGTTCCTTAAGCGCGAGATTTAATTGTTCCATCAAGTTTTCATCAACAAGGAAAATGATTTTTTTATATAGCTCGCACAGCTTTACATCATCCAGGATATTCAGCATTGCCTCCTGTTCCCGAACATAAGACTGAGTGGCATATTCCATAAACGCATCGGCCAATAAAACGCTGTGCAGGCTCATAATTGTTGTTCTTTCCTGATAGGTGTCCTGCTGCAAATCAAAGGACTGTTTTACAGTTTGATAAAAAGGATGTTCTTCCAGTGCCCCGCTACCATCCATCACGGCATAGCAGAGATTTTGAAGTTCAGAACCTGCTTCAAAGCCTTTTTCAGCGGCTTCGTAGAGCAAGGTGTTGTTGGCGGCTTCCAGCACGTAGGATAGATAGCTGTCAAGCAGATAGCCCTGTTTGCTGAGCTTTTCACGGATTTCTTTTGCAAGTTTAAAGAGATTTTGAACAGAGTTTTTTGTACGCTCTGGTTCAAAGGTGCCAATAAAGTTGCTCCTGTTTTCAAAGATGTTCATATGATCCCGACCTTTCTTTGTTAGTCGGAAATTTTCGGGTACGTAAAAACGCATGCAAAGGCGGGGGCATGTTTGCCCGTTCCCCTTGCACGCGTGAAAGTTTATCCTTGTGCAGCCATAAAAAACGAGGTAAAATAACCTTGTCATGGTGCCGTTAAACGGTTGTGCAGGGTGCTTGTCTCACCTTGTGCAGGGCGGATATGCTCGTAACATATCTGCCTGCCATGACGTTTTTATTTTCCGAGAAATTCCCGTTGGTGTCTATATGAGCTCTGACAGAGAGAAAAGTCAAGAGATAAACGCTATTATCCAATGGCAATGTTGAAATTATTTTAGATTTATTATTTATAAAAGGCACAGTAAATTGACTTTCGGTGCATATAGTGATATTATGATGGCAAGAATATGAGATAAAGTTCATGGTTATAATATCACTTTAGGAGGTGAAAATATGGAACAGATTGGATATGGAGAACACATTGCCCACACTGTCAAAAATGTGCCTTATGAAGCAGCAATCCAAACCGAGGACATTGCGGAGCAGTTGGCCGAGAAGTTCGCACTTCCATACGATCAGGCCAAAACCTTAACCAACGTCAAGCTAAAACGGATGGCGGACAAGGGCGAAATTGAGCGACTGCAAAAAGGTGTCTACTGCCATGTAAAACAAACCGTTTTTGGGAAGGTCACACCCAGCATCGACCAGGTGCTGTTAAAAACACTAATAATACAAAATGGCGTAAAAATAGGTTATGAATCCGGGGCTTCCCTGTTCAACAAGCTGGGGCTGACAACCTTGATTTCACGTGACATAGAAATCATTACAAACCGTTATGGAGCTAAGCTGCCGGAAGGCTGCCATATCAAAGTGCGAAAGCCGCCTGCGGTTGTGACGGACGAGAATTGGAAATACCTTCAGTTCATCGATATGTTTGACGAACTGCCAGATGCGCATACGGATGCGGAAAACCCGGAACAGTTGCTGTTGCAGTATGCAAAAAGGCAGCAATTAGACAGCCTTACACTGATCTTCACAGCGCGCAGATACTACTCACAGAAAATAGTGCTGCCGCTCATTGATTTACTCATGGAGGTGAAAAATGAAGCTACATCAAGATAGAGAAGCGTTTGGAGATTTGCTTTCCGATGTCAGCCGGAGAACCGGCATTCGAAGCGACATCATAGAGAAGGATTATTACCTTACTCTGCTACTATGGGAGTTGGCGGAAAAGCAGGGTACGCTTCCGGCATACTTTAAGGGTGGTACCGCTTTGTATAAAGCAATAGGCCGTATAAAGCGCTTTTCCGAAGATATTGATCTCACAGTTGAGATACATGACTGTTCAAAAAGCCAAGGGAAAAAGCGTCTGGAAACAGCGGCGAATGGCTACACCACGCTTTTGAGAACAGCAGATAAAACAAGGGAAAGCAATCAAAGGGGCAGCATCACCAGTGTATTTGAATATGATCCTGTTACCACCATTGATGCTTATGATGCGCTTCAACGGTTTGGATATGTAAAAGTTGAGGCGACATCATTCACCATCAGTGAGCCAGTTGAAACCCTTGAGATCTCGCCTCTGCTCTATTCGGAAGCTACCCAATTACAACGTCAAGTCCTGGAAAGCAGTTATGAGGTCAGACCGTTTGTGATCGGGACCATTAAGATGGAACGGATTTTTGCAGATAAAATACTGGCTGCAGAGTTTTACTACCAGCGTCGTATGCTGTTTGACACCGCAAAGCATCTTTATGATCTGGCCACGATGATGGAGCAGGACAGAATACAGACTCTACTTTCTGCACCGGAGGACTTGATAAAAATGCTTGCCTACAAGCGCAGAGAAGAAAAAGAAAGAATTGGAAGTGATCTTGCGGAAAAACCGTTTTCCGAATTTCAGCTGTTTCGGGCAATTGATGTTGATGCAGAACTTTCTGCAGCCTTTTCAAAGATGCAGGAGATTTATGTATTTTCGCAGAGGGATATCCTTTCGCTCACACAATTGTCTGTGTCCATGAGCGCACTGAATCAATCCTTGCTTAAACTGGATGAAGGTCTTCAAATGACACAGACCATCAGTGAAGGTCCGCAACAGCAAATGTTCTGAAGCTGAGAACCTCTTAGAAACAATTGGATAAAATCATGCCCCCGTATAATTACGCGGGCTTTTTTATTTTCAGAAAAGCTATAATAGGAAATCGCCTAATCTCAGGCTGTCACAAAAGTGGCGGTCTTTTTTTATTTCAATCAAGACCAGAAAGGATGGTAAGCCAATGTCAAGAAGAATCAAACCACAGAGTATCCCGCAGGAGGATATCCGAATTCAAGAATTCCTCGACATGATCGCGCCCTCAGTAGTCAAATTCAACACAGATCATTTTATCTGCGGTAACACATATCGATGCGTATGGGCTTTGCGCGAATATCCAACAGAAACGAGTGAGCAGGCCATCCTGCGGCACCTTGGGGAAAAGGACGGCGTAACCTTGCACATTTACACCCGGCATGTGTCCCCCGTGGAGGAAAAGAAGATCATTAGCAATGCTGCCAATAAAAACCGGATGCAAAGAAGCAGCACCCAGGATCTCCAGCAGACAGTCACGGCCGAAAGCAATCTGCAGGATGTTGCCAATATCGTAGCGCAGATGCACCGGAGCAAAGAGCCGCTCCTGCACACAGCAGTATATATCGAGCTGTTCTCCCATGACCTCGACCAACTCAAACTCCTGCAAACAGAGGTGCTGACCGAGCTCGTCAGGAGCAAGCTCAATGTGGACAGACTCCTGCTCCGTCAACAGCAGGGATTTCTATCGGTCATGCCTTCTGGCTGGAACGTGTTCGGGGATCAGTTTGAACGGGTGCTGCCTGCCAGCTCTGTTGCAAACCTTTATCCTTTCAACTACAGCGGGAAAACCGATCCCAATGGTTTCTGCATCGGGCGAGATAAGTTCGGCAGCAACATACTCGTGGATTTCAACCGCCGCGCTGATGACAAGACCAACGCCAATATCCTCATCCTCGGAAACAGCGGCCAGGGTAAGAGCTATCTGTTAAAACTCATCCTGACCAACTTGCGGGAAACAGGTATGCATATCCTGGCTCTTGATCCTGAGATGGAGTACGAGGAACTGACCTTAAACCTTGGCGGATGTTTCATTGACCTGATGAGCGGTGAATTTATCATCAATGTTCTGGAGCCGAAGTCATGGGATGAAAGTGGCGATCCCAGGGATACGGAAGCACCCCAGGCGTTCCGTCAGACCAGCAAGCTCAGCCAGCACATCAGCTTCCTGAAAGATTTCTTCCGTGCCTATAAAGATTTTAATGATCGCCAGATCGATACCATCGAAATCATGCTGGGTAAGCTCTACGATAAATGGGGTATCACGGATCACAGCAACTTTGACCGTTTAAAGCCCACGGACTATCCGATTCTGTCTGACCTGTATGACCTGATCGAGCAAGAATACAAGACCTTCGATGAGGGTAAGCGTCAGCTCTATACCGCCGATATCCTGCGGGAAATCTGCCTTGGACTCCACTCCCTGTGCAAGGGTGCGGAGTCTAAATTTTTTAACGGGCACACCAATATCATCAGCAATGAATTTGTGACATTCGGCGTCAAAGGGCTCTTGCAGGCCAGCAAAAACCTGCGCAATGCCCTGCTGTTCAACGTTTTGTCGTACATGTCAAATGAACTGCTCACCACCGGGAACACCGCAGCCAGCATTGACGAGTTGTATCTGTTCCTGACCAATCTGACAGCCATTGAGTATATCCGAAATTTTATGAAGCGCGTCCGCAAAAAGGAAAGCGCGGTCATCCTCGCGTCGCAGAATCTGGAGGATTTCAACGTGGAACATATCAAGGAACTGACGAAGCCCCTGTTCTCCATTCCGACTCATCAATTCCTGTTCAACGCCGGTTCCATCGACGCCCGCTTCTACATGGATACGCTCCAGTTGGAGAAGTCAGAGTACGACCTGATCAAATACCCGCAGCGTGGCGTGTGTTTGTACAAATGTGGTAATGAGAGGTACAACCTAATGGTCCAGGCGCCGGAGTATAAATCGGAGCTATTCGGAAAGGCAGGTGGACGATAATGAAAGGTCGTGATAAACCATGGAGATGAAGGAGCAGCGCTTTGGTATTGAAATTGAAATGACCGGCATAACGAGGCAGGAGGCTGCCAATGTCGCTGCCTTATATTTTGGCACCGCAGCAAATTATGATGGGTATACATAC
This window of the Methylomusa anaerophila genome carries:
- a CDS encoding DUF3848 domain-containing protein — translated: MDMERKKLEKKLQERIEANYRTYLQQLQDRPASDLIEQAAEIAAVKLVYDELMGGCNPDYADYLLRFDNPLQLVSDQWLAEQNVSHADEMDHVLWNIADKGLGEGDYAMLEDGQTPEQNEGVRLC
- a CDS encoding DUF4320 family protein, whose product is MLKLLRSQRGEGYIDVAVLVLCVMLVLAVAVSVMPVFITKNKLDTYASELCREAEIAGRVGTETTLRAQVLTEQTGLTPNITWSKTGRIQLNEEFTVTLTTQADIGLFGGFGSFPVTLKAEASGKSEVYYK
- a CDS encoding DUF6550 family protein, with product MKLTEKAKKRLTLAGLGVVCVVLVIAIASQFTAKAPKEADVQPSTAATNTATPSVPTPAATKTPTPTPEVSVQPITPTESASQVTDTGDSTGTDQSIQAEVTKPAEPSEEAKTNPSQKPDSSTSSSSTPATPKSGDKNSKGQVWVPGFGWVDDEGANSGTSVDGEGDINKQVGNMD
- a CDS encoding DUF3852 domain-containing protein, with product MKMKRILSVFCIVLLLTCLFATTVYAAPSGDVAGAIENTWNDASSQIKTVVNKVVFPAIDLVLAVFFFAKLGTAYFDYRKHGQFEWAAPAILFACLVFTLTAPLYIWSILGM
- a CDS encoding conjugal transfer protein TrbL family protein gives rise to the protein MFIWDFAADTVLKQILDWVYGQIIGFLGNFFSAMGNMGADLFEMTWVKSIVLFFFYLAWALYGTGLVVSIFECGIEYQSGRGSIKDTALNILKGFLAVGLFSTVPVELYKLSVSLQSSFTAGITGYGSGVDTLAGNIISQLSSAGSLDSAGTAGVFGGAGSTINPIMMLFILIMMGYAVIKVFFANLKRGGILLIQIAVGSLYMFSVPRGYLDGFVSWCKQIIGLCLTAFLQSTILIAGLMVIKDHVLLGLGLMLAAGEIPRIAGAFGLDTSTKANLMSAVYTAQTAVNMTRTVVKAVAAK
- a CDS encoding DUF7768 domain-containing protein, which codes for MKLVYICSPFAGDIENNLRFARAACRYAADQGCAPIAVHMLYPQILDDSVPAEREAGIQMGLRVLASCDEVWICGERISHGMGCEIAEAERLGIPIRNISTEQIKGGITMKQYGIWARQSADSICGKEREIELEEAPSSGMKLQL
- a CDS encoding DNA cytosine methyltransferase → MLTLGSLFDGIGGFPLAGVRQGFTPVWASEIEPFPIKVTKLRFPNMLHVGDITQLKGAELTPVDVVCGGSPCQDLSVAGKRAGLQGERSGLFMEQVRVIKEMRAYDKANGRTADTVRPRYMCWENVPGAFSSSDSEDFRAVLEETCRIADSTVSIPRPPGGVWQSAGAILGDQFSVAWRVLDAQYWPRTPQRRKRIYLVADFAGRTAPQILFEQDRLFGDSAESEETRQRAAACPEKGTGNTGRNPSDHGDNGRECLTPWDVQSRRIYESGGVWPSLYSGGGRNPGGLLFAASFSAGQGAKAGGIGYQEECAPTLKASESGTNMVPSVLCLNDQGGNRMDITENITATLRAQMDGHPPLVLGTQPELFENHGIDSRYTGPHEVAPTMSARYGTGGNNVPLISQPAVLPDEECADLSPDETYCIAGNIIDRQDHNGGNGIGVQPDISYTVTATDRHCVFSQQRSDEYAQNEVVSTQSARQYKDATDLVCESDVAGLDCRNGMENGDLCGTLQSKTDGGYSLNNVHPVRVGKLIRRLTPLECERLQGFPDYWTDIPDASDSARYKALGNSVAIPCVEHVLRGIAYFLRKFKQEKEAS
- a CDS encoding type IV toxin-antitoxin system AbiEi family antitoxin domain-containing protein, producing MEQIGYGEHIAHTVKNVPYEAAIQTEDIAEQLAEKFALPYDQAKTLTNVKLKRMADKGEIERLQKGVYCHVKQTVFGKVTPSIDQVLLKTLIIQNGVKIGYESGASLFNKLGLTTLISRDIEIITNRYGAKLPEGCHIKVRKPPAVVTDENWKYLQFIDMFDELPDAHTDAENPEQLLLQYAKRQQLDSLTLIFTARRYYSQKIVLPLIDLLMEVKNEATSR